A single window of Streptomyces sudanensis DNA harbors:
- a CDS encoding rhodanese-like domain-containing protein produces the protein MSVVVKEKVAEYLEAALGKPVDLSPLPDDTPLNTLGLDSLLTISVLVTLLEDCGVDLGEHADSLVTPSTLGDLYAIADRFMGEQDAPSHGADESREQNDQLAYYQAKLAYEIDSADLRDALEAGQDLVVVDGRSSESYEAEHIPGAISIPHRSISQESLSALSKAPLYVAYCDGIGCNASTKTAIKLATAGFRVKELIGGLDWWKRDGYPTEGRAAREHVHHAVCGCAG, from the coding sequence ATGTCCGTAGTGGTGAAGGAAAAGGTCGCCGAGTACCTGGAGGCGGCGCTGGGCAAGCCGGTGGACCTCTCCCCGCTGCCCGACGACACGCCGCTCAACACCCTGGGTCTGGACTCCCTCCTGACCATCAGCGTCCTGGTCACGCTCCTGGAGGACTGCGGCGTCGACCTGGGCGAGCACGCGGACTCGCTGGTCACGCCGAGCACCCTCGGTGATCTGTACGCCATCGCCGACCGGTTCATGGGAGAGCAGGACGCGCCCTCGCACGGGGCCGACGAGTCCCGGGAGCAGAACGACCAACTGGCCTACTACCAGGCGAAGCTCGCCTACGAGATCGACTCCGCGGACCTGAGGGACGCTCTGGAGGCCGGCCAGGACCTGGTGGTCGTCGACGGCCGCAGCAGCGAGTCCTACGAGGCGGAGCACATCCCCGGCGCGATCAGCATCCCGCACCGCTCGATCTCCCAGGAGTCGCTGTCCGCCCTCTCCAAGGCGCCGCTGTACGTCGCCTACTGCGACGGCATCGGCTGCAACGCCTCCACCAAGACGGCCATCAAGCTGGCGACCGCCGGCTTCCGGGTCAAGGAGCTGATCGGCGGCCTGGACTGGTGGAAGCGGGACGGGTACCCCACCGAGGGGCGGGCCGCCCGGGAGCACGTCCACCACGCCGTCTGCGGGTGCGCCGGCTGA
- a CDS encoding AMP-binding protein, whose amino-acid sequence MAAKAGALSLPPWSIDPADRAGTPPALGDLLVAPALRWPDRTAIDDGAVGYTFAQLEQGAQAVAAWLTEQGVGAGDRVVVLAEKRAVMPVLAVAVWKCGAVYVPLDSAEPEARLRGLLTRLRPAAVITPGDRDPGTPAGRRLGGERLAEILSGPAVAHTTVARRPEEAAYIVFASGATGEPQGAEISVGALLSYFVNHNEVLRITPKSRVLSLAPFHFDVSLEDTLLPLSLGAFVHQFRGLPAGAVMRAVIARQGITHLIAVTMLLTMITGDGRQITRAKLPSLELVMTGAQVCDPAVLRVWARELPETRLVQAFGPPEATIFSFTHEIGPEEAERMTVCPVGRPLRGVRAKIMRDGAEVHEPGVRGELWVGGAQVMRGYFDQPEETARLVVDLDGTRYFRTGDICSYDADGDIVLHRHDDERIVWLAGRRTHLNEVRRAALDCPGVDRAVAAVVRRGRRDVVALVVGSEERHVVVEVAERLRGLLPEYLRPSLMGWSPAGPAASLPERDDRQLIQQLTAAAQQSDSDCFALSADGAVETIDEVETCP is encoded by the coding sequence GTGGCAGCCAAAGCCGGAGCGTTATCACTACCACCGTGGTCGATCGATCCCGCCGACAGGGCCGGCACGCCGCCCGCTCTCGGCGACCTGCTGGTGGCTCCGGCTCTCAGGTGGCCGGACCGCACGGCGATCGACGACGGCGCGGTCGGCTACACGTTCGCCCAGCTCGAACAGGGCGCTCAGGCGGTCGCCGCCTGGCTGACGGAGCAGGGGGTCGGCGCCGGGGACCGTGTGGTGGTCCTGGCGGAGAAGCGCGCCGTCATGCCCGTGCTCGCCGTCGCCGTCTGGAAGTGCGGCGCCGTCTACGTACCCCTCGACTCCGCGGAGCCGGAGGCCCGGCTGCGGGGACTGCTCACGCGTCTGCGGCCGGCGGCCGTGATCACGCCGGGCGACCGAGACCCGGGGACCCCCGCCGGTCGCCGGCTGGGCGGGGAGCGGTTGGCCGAGATCCTCTCCGGGCCGGCGGTGGCCCACACCACCGTGGCCCGCCGGCCGGAGGAAGCCGCGTACATCGTCTTCGCCTCCGGTGCGACGGGTGAGCCGCAGGGCGCGGAGATCAGCGTCGGCGCTCTCCTCTCCTACTTCGTCAACCACAACGAGGTGCTCCGGATCACCCCGAAGTCCCGCGTACTGAGCCTGGCGCCGTTCCACTTCGACGTGTCGCTGGAGGACACCCTGCTCCCCCTGTCCCTGGGAGCCTTCGTCCACCAGTTCCGCGGCCTGCCCGCCGGCGCCGTCATGCGCGCCGTCATCGCCCGCCAGGGGATCACCCACCTGATCGCGGTCACGATGCTCCTGACCATGATCACCGGTGACGGGCGGCAGATCACCCGGGCCAAGCTGCCCAGCCTGGAGCTGGTGATGACGGGCGCCCAGGTCTGCGACCCCGCCGTCCTGCGCGTCTGGGCCCGGGAACTGCCGGAGACCCGTCTCGTCCAGGCCTTCGGCCCGCCCGAGGCCACGATCTTCAGCTTCACCCACGAGATCGGGCCCGAGGAAGCGGAACGCATGACCGTCTGCCCCGTCGGCCGGCCGCTGCGGGGCGTGCGGGCGAAGATCATGCGAGACGGGGCCGAGGTCCACGAGCCCGGCGTGCGGGGCGAGCTCTGGGTCGGCGGCGCGCAGGTCATGCGCGGCTACTTCGACCAGCCCGAGGAGACCGCCCGGCTCGTCGTCGACCTGGACGGGACGCGCTACTTCCGAACCGGGGACATCTGCAGCTACGACGCGGACGGCGACATCGTGCTGCACCGGCACGACGACGAGCGGATCGTCTGGCTGGCGGGCCGCCGTACCCATCTGAACGAGGTCCGCCGGGCCGCCCTGGACTGCCCCGGCGTCGACCGGGCGGTCGCGGCCGTGGTCCGGCGCGGCCGGCGCGACGTGGTCGCCCTGGTCGTCGGGTCCGAGGAGCGGCACGTGGTCGTCGAGGTGGCGGAGCGGCTGCGCGGCCTCCTGCCCGAGTACCTGCGCCCGTCCCTGATGGGCTGGTCGCCCGCGGGGCCGGCCGCTTCGCTCCCGGAACGCGACGACCGGCAACTGATCCAGCAGCTCACCGCAGCAGCTCAGCAGTCGGACTCCGACTGTTTCGCCCTGTCGGCCGATGGTGCCGTCGAGACCATTGATGAGGTGGAGACATGTCCGTAG
- a CDS encoding alpha/beta hydrolase fold domain-containing protein, translating to MPDGGTPALNAEFGRLAAARKIMAVRASTGSLTQDRANAERWIARFGSTDEPDDGASVDAGEHSVVIRPAQEAADSPWVVYVHGGGMVYYSTAVFRPFLRTLANALRAPVEAFDYLKAPEHTAEQSVEQLADRIAARCRATTGRRLVLAGDSVGGLLALYLGLRVLPGVFSRIVLIYPVLDLHTERDSYRVFGEGHFLDRDSMRLFKSVLRPFFSERDFDPMALPENDLARLPDCSIVTAGCDVLRDEGLAWAEHMAGRSAGVRHQHFPDLPHDFCLYTGKFDSARSAVTEIAETAFLQKGQG from the coding sequence ATGCCTGATGGGGGAACCCCGGCGCTGAACGCGGAGTTCGGCCGCCTGGCCGCCGCCCGGAAGATCATGGCGGTACGGGCGTCCACCGGCTCGCTCACGCAGGACCGGGCCAACGCCGAGCGCTGGATCGCCCGCTTCGGAAGCACGGACGAGCCGGACGACGGCGCGTCGGTCGACGCGGGCGAGCACTCGGTGGTCATCCGTCCGGCGCAGGAGGCCGCGGACAGCCCCTGGGTCGTGTACGTCCACGGCGGCGGGATGGTCTACTACTCGACGGCCGTCTTCCGGCCCTTCCTGCGCACGCTGGCGAACGCCCTCCGGGCGCCCGTGGAGGCGTTCGACTACCTGAAGGCGCCGGAGCACACCGCCGAGCAGTCGGTGGAGCAGCTGGCGGACCGCATCGCGGCGCGGTGCCGCGCCACGACGGGCCGCCGGCTCGTCCTCGCCGGCGACAGCGTCGGCGGGCTGCTCGCGCTCTACCTCGGCCTGCGCGTCCTGCCCGGGGTCTTCTCGCGCATCGTGCTGATCTACCCGGTCCTCGACCTGCACACGGAGCGCGACTCCTACCGGGTGTTCGGCGAGGGCCACTTCCTCGACCGCGACAGCATGCGGCTCTTCAAGTCGGTACTGAGGCCCTTCTTCTCGGAACGCGACTTCGATCCGATGGCCCTGCCGGAGAACGACCTGGCCCGGCTGCCGGACTGCTCGATCGTGACGGCCGGCTGCGACGTGCTCCGTGACGAAGGGCTCGCCTGGGCGGAGCACATGGCCGGCCGGTCGGCCGGCGTGCGGCACCAGCACTTCCCGGACCTCCCCCACGACTTCTGCCTGTACACCGGAAAGTTCGATTCGGCCAGGAGCGCCGTGACCGAGATCGCCGAGACCGCATTCCTCCAGAAAGGACAAGGGTGA
- a CDS encoding amino acid adenylation domain-containing protein, giving the protein MTKSSVPTASPTSLPPWSIDPADQAGPAPALGDLVRAAAGNWPDRPALHDGRGGLTFAELEQQARAFAAWLAEQGVGPGDRVAILAEKCAVMPVLAIGIWKCGAVYVPLDAAQPVTRLRSLLGRLRPRAVIALDDREPAVDDVHWAGRTRLDAILAGPAPDRPTVAHRPEDTAYIIFTSGSTGEPKGVEITVANLVAYFGNHNEVLRFTPDSRVFSLSPFHFDVSIEDTLLPLSLGAFVYQFRGVHAGAVMRTVIMRERITHLIAVSTLLTMITEGGRQVTRENFPALEMVMTGAEVCDPGVINVWKNGLPEVRVINVYGPTEATIVCVAHEIERVDPERTASYPIGRPLRGVVARIVEDDGTEIHEHDRIGELWIGGEQVMRGYFDQPEETARRVVEVDGVRYYRTGDMCSYDEDGDIVFRGRNDDEVKLAGRRIHLGEIRQTALSCPGVERVAVALVPRHGHDVIALVVMAPDRAVVGDVEKRLADLLPAYMRPTLVAWSPELTVSSTGKTDEKALMRRLAEAAGETGATHFAFTAAGDVEPVDGDGHA; this is encoded by the coding sequence GTGACGAAGAGTTCCGTACCGACGGCTTCGCCGACTTCGCTGCCGCCGTGGTCGATCGACCCCGCCGACCAGGCCGGCCCGGCGCCGGCACTCGGCGACCTCGTCCGCGCGGCGGCGGGCAACTGGCCGGACCGCCCGGCCCTGCACGACGGACGCGGCGGCCTCACCTTCGCCGAACTGGAGCAGCAGGCCCGGGCGTTCGCGGCCTGGCTGGCCGAGCAGGGGGTCGGCCCGGGTGACCGGGTGGCGATCCTGGCCGAGAAGTGCGCGGTCATGCCCGTCCTGGCCATCGGGATCTGGAAGTGCGGCGCGGTCTACGTCCCGCTCGACGCCGCGCAGCCGGTCACGCGCCTGCGGAGCCTGCTCGGCCGGCTGCGGCCGCGTGCCGTGATCGCGCTGGACGACCGGGAGCCGGCGGTCGACGACGTCCACTGGGCGGGCCGGACACGGCTGGACGCGATCCTGGCGGGACCGGCTCCGGACCGGCCGACCGTGGCGCACCGGCCCGAGGACACGGCGTACATCATCTTCACCTCGGGGTCCACCGGGGAGCCCAAGGGCGTCGAGATCACCGTCGCCAACCTGGTCGCGTACTTCGGCAACCACAACGAGGTGCTCCGGTTCACTCCGGACTCACGGGTGTTCAGCCTGTCCCCGTTCCACTTCGACGTGTCGATCGAGGACACCCTGCTGCCCCTGTCCCTGGGCGCGTTCGTCTACCAGTTCCGGGGCGTCCACGCCGGCGCCGTCATGCGCACCGTCATCATGCGCGAACGGATCACGCACCTGATCGCGGTGTCCACGCTGCTGACCATGATCACAGAGGGCGGACGCCAGGTCACCCGGGAGAACTTCCCCGCCCTGGAGATGGTGATGACGGGCGCGGAGGTCTGCGACCCCGGCGTGATCAACGTCTGGAAGAACGGCCTCCCCGAGGTGCGCGTCATCAACGTCTACGGGCCGACCGAGGCGACGATCGTCTGCGTCGCCCATGAGATCGAACGCGTCGACCCGGAGCGGACGGCCTCGTACCCGATCGGCCGACCCCTGCGCGGCGTGGTGGCACGGATCGTGGAGGACGACGGGACCGAGATCCACGAGCACGACCGGATCGGCGAGCTGTGGATCGGCGGCGAGCAGGTGATGCGCGGCTACTTCGACCAGCCGGAGGAGACCGCCCGCCGCGTGGTCGAGGTGGACGGCGTCCGCTACTACCGCACGGGTGACATGTGCAGCTACGACGAGGACGGCGACATCGTCTTCCGCGGCCGGAACGACGACGAGGTGAAGCTGGCCGGCCGCCGGATCCACCTCGGCGAGATCCGGCAGACCGCGCTGAGCTGCCCGGGCGTCGAGCGGGTGGCCGTCGCGCTGGTCCCGCGCCACGGCCACGACGTGATCGCCCTCGTGGTGATGGCGCCGGACCGGGCGGTGGTGGGCGACGTCGAGAAGCGGCTGGCGGATCTGCTGCCCGCGTACATGCGCCCGACCCTCGTCGCCTGGTCGCCCGAGCTCACCGTGTCCTCGACGGGCAAGACGGACGAGAAAGCGCTGATGCGGCGGCTCGCCGAGGCGGCCGGGGAGACGGGCGCGACCCACTTCGCGTTCACGGCCGCCGGGGACGTCGAGCCCGTCGACGGGGACGGCCATGCCTGA
- a CDS encoding GNAT family N-acetyltransferase: protein MGVKHDIEVRPIEPGDLDALLELCREHAAYEKAEFRENGQVERWRAALFSEAPALHGWMALDGGRPCGFMTVTTDFATWSAERFAYMDCLYLQEPYRGRGIGRMFLDRLREFSVAQGCGWAEWQTPTDNELGIGFYRRMGAGAKTKIRFHYAVGGRDVS, encoded by the coding sequence GTGGGTGTGAAGCACGACATCGAGGTCCGGCCGATCGAGCCGGGCGACCTGGACGCGCTGCTGGAGCTGTGCCGGGAGCACGCGGCGTACGAGAAGGCGGAGTTCCGGGAGAACGGCCAGGTCGAGCGGTGGCGCGCCGCGCTGTTCTCGGAGGCTCCGGCGCTGCACGGCTGGATGGCGCTGGACGGGGGGAGGCCCTGCGGCTTCATGACCGTCACCACCGACTTCGCCACCTGGAGCGCCGAACGCTTCGCCTACATGGACTGCCTCTACCTCCAGGAGCCGTACCGCGGGAGGGGGATCGGCCGCATGTTCCTCGACCGGCTGCGGGAGTTCTCGGTCGCCCAGGGGTGCGGCTGGGCCGAATGGCAGACGCCCACCGACAACGAGCTCGGCATCGGCTTCTACCGGCGCATGGGCGCCGGGGCCAAGACCAAGATCCGGTTCCACTACGCCGTTGGGGGGCGTGACGTCTCGTGA
- a CDS encoding MDR family MFS transporter — MRFKPLTRARSSLVATFGGLPAGFWWLWSAQLINRACGFVMPLLAFYITDELHRSAAFAGAVVAAIGVGSLVAGPLGGILADRLGHKPTLVGAQAATAVSMVALAYARSPWALLLGAFVVGVVNNATRPAHNALIAEVIPPSDQSRAYSLNFWAINIGFSVAMLSVGLVSVTGYVALFWLNGATLLIGALLIAIRVPGRRPVASPTDTEDREGFGSVLRDRTFVAFVAAEFLVLTILMQSESGLPIAMGLDGFSPSTFGQVAALNGIVIATVQLPLTRYYKRFPESWVLAGSSALIGIGYSVLLLGHSAWIYGASIVVWTLGEIGNTPTSFAIVARISPEHLRGRYQGLYQVAWTGSAVVAPLIGGWVIHTWGAAPLWIGCLVVGLAAAAAQLGIGTRLGRRVVAPPAEVPEPAPAGTGTGSGSGSGAGAGSGSGAGTGTGTGTGAGTGAGT; from the coding sequence ATGCGATTCAAGCCACTGACGAGGGCGCGATCGTCGCTCGTTGCGACTTTCGGCGGGCTTCCGGCCGGCTTCTGGTGGCTCTGGAGCGCTCAGCTGATCAACCGCGCATGCGGCTTCGTCATGCCGCTGCTCGCGTTCTACATCACCGACGAGCTGCATCGCAGTGCGGCCTTCGCCGGCGCCGTCGTGGCGGCGATCGGCGTCGGGTCGCTCGTGGCGGGGCCGCTCGGCGGCATCCTGGCCGACCGGCTCGGCCACAAGCCGACGCTCGTCGGCGCCCAGGCCGCCACCGCGGTGAGCATGGTCGCGCTCGCCTACGCCCGGTCGCCGTGGGCTCTGCTGCTCGGCGCCTTCGTCGTCGGTGTGGTCAACAACGCGACGCGGCCCGCCCACAACGCGCTCATCGCCGAGGTGATCCCCCCGTCGGACCAGAGCAGGGCCTACTCGCTCAACTTCTGGGCGATCAACATCGGTTTCTCCGTGGCGATGCTCTCGGTCGGCCTCGTCTCCGTCACCGGCTACGTCGCCCTGTTCTGGCTCAACGGGGCCACCCTCCTCATCGGCGCCCTGCTGATCGCGATCCGGGTCCCCGGGCGCCGCCCGGTCGCCTCGCCGACGGACACCGAGGACCGCGAAGGGTTCGGCTCCGTCCTGCGCGACCGGACCTTCGTGGCGTTCGTCGCCGCCGAGTTCCTGGTGCTCACGATCCTCATGCAGTCCGAAAGCGGTCTGCCGATCGCGATGGGGCTGGACGGGTTCTCGCCGAGCACGTTCGGGCAGGTGGCCGCGCTCAACGGAATCGTGATCGCCACGGTGCAGCTTCCGCTCACCCGGTACTACAAGCGGTTCCCGGAGTCGTGGGTGCTCGCGGGTTCGTCGGCGCTGATCGGAATCGGCTACTCCGTCCTCCTCCTCGGCCACTCGGCCTGGATCTACGGGGCGTCCATCGTGGTGTGGACCCTGGGCGAGATCGGCAACACGCCGACCAGCTTCGCGATCGTGGCGCGCATCTCCCCGGAACACCTCCGCGGCCGCTACCAGGGGCTCTATCAGGTCGCCTGGACGGGGTCGGCGGTGGTGGCGCCGCTGATCGGCGGCTGGGTGATCCACACCTGGGGTGCGGCACCGCTGTGGATCGGCTGCCTGGTCGTCGGCCTGGCAGCGGCGGCGGCACAGCTGGGCATCGGCACCCGGCTCGGCCGGCGCGTCGTGGCTCCCCCGGCCGAGGTGCCGGAGCCCGCTCCGGCCGGTACGGGGACCGGGAGCGGGAGCGGGAGCGGGGCCGGGGCTGGGAGCGGAAGTGGGGCCGGGACTGGTACTGGGACCGGGACTGGGGCCGGGACCGGGGCCGGGACCTGA
- a CDS encoding helix-turn-helix domain-containing protein encodes MSEPTDPVGQVPGGGEDGADERRSEPDVNSGVLRVFGRQLKRFRLRAGLERPEFGAVTGYSVSTIAAYEQGRRVPPPRFIDQADEVLDAGGVLQEMKEEVARAQYPAFFRDAARLEGEAVELWVYATQAVPGLLQTEEYMRAVFGMWRPPLDEETVEQRVAARLARQQIFERRPAPLLSFVIDEAVVRRPLGGWPVMRSQLERLLLVGALRNVEIQVMPLDCEDNAGVDGPFTLLNRAGGDQVAYLEAQGRSTMVSDRREVQGIASRYGIIRAQALTPCESLDFVEKLLGKV; translated from the coding sequence ATGAGTGAACCCACGGACCCGGTGGGCCAGGTCCCCGGCGGAGGAGAGGACGGCGCCGACGAACGGCGCTCGGAACCGGACGTGAACTCCGGTGTCCTGCGGGTCTTCGGACGCCAGTTGAAGCGGTTCCGCTTGCGGGCGGGTCTGGAGCGGCCCGAGTTCGGTGCCGTGACGGGCTATTCGGTCTCGACGATCGCCGCGTACGAGCAGGGGCGCCGGGTGCCGCCGCCGAGGTTCATCGACCAGGCGGACGAGGTGCTGGACGCGGGCGGTGTCCTCCAGGAGATGAAGGAGGAGGTGGCCCGAGCGCAGTATCCGGCCTTCTTCCGCGACGCGGCGCGGTTGGAAGGGGAGGCGGTGGAGTTGTGGGTGTACGCCACTCAAGCTGTGCCCGGACTGCTCCAGACCGAGGAGTACATGCGGGCGGTCTTCGGCATGTGGCGTCCGCCGCTGGACGAAGAGACCGTGGAGCAGCGAGTGGCGGCTCGTCTCGCGCGTCAGCAAATCTTCGAACGCAGGCCCGCGCCCCTGCTGAGCTTCGTCATCGACGAGGCGGTCGTGCGCCGGCCGTTGGGTGGTTGGCCGGTGATGCGAAGCCAGTTGGAACGACTGCTGCTCGTGGGAGCCCTTCGCAACGTCGAGATCCAGGTCATGCCACTTGACTGCGAGGACAACGCCGGGGTGGACGGCCCGTTCACCTTGCTGAATCGCGCCGGAGGCGATCAGGTGGCCTACCTGGAGGCGCAGGGACGCAGCACAATGGTCAGCGACCGGCGGGAAGTTCAGGGAATCGCGTCGCGCTACGGCATCATCCGTGCGCAGGCTCTCACTCCATGCGAGTCGCTGGATTTCGTTGAGAAGCTGCTTGGAAAGGTGTGA
- a CDS encoding DUF397 domain-containing protein gives MNKTPGTAGELLWRKSSYSGGAGGECVEVADCAQTIRVRDSKDINRPALSVAAPAWAAFVGFAAR, from the coding sequence GTGAACAAGACTCCGGGTACAGCGGGCGAACTGCTCTGGCGTAAGAGCAGTTACAGCGGGGGCGCCGGAGGGGAGTGCGTCGAGGTGGCAGATTGCGCCCAGACCATCCGGGTCCGCGACTCCAAGGACATCAACCGGCCTGCTCTCTCGGTCGCCGCTCCCGCCTGGGCGGCTTTCGTGGGCTTCGCGGCTCGGTAG
- a CDS encoding DUF5753 domain-containing protein gives MGGFRGLRGSVGGGFRPRCVAHRGRKHVRARRLPVPQLACERADFATRQRSVAYEQGRRVPPPRFIDQADEVLDAGGVLQEMKEEVARAQYPAFFRDAARLEGEAVGLHVYEMYAVPGLLQTEEYARAVFSIRRPLLDEDQIEQGLSARLARQELYARKPAPLVSFVLEECVLQRPLGGMDVLRGQLEQVLLIGRMRNVEIQVMPVSREDHGALGGPFTLIDTPEGRRIAYAEVQGDSRLYSGQSKVRELEARYGILRAQALTPSDSLEYVEKLLGET, from the coding sequence CTGGGCGGCTTTCGTGGGCTTCGCGGCTCGGTAGGTGGTGGCTTCCGTCCCCGGTGCGTCGCGCATCGGGGGCGGAAGCACGTCCGGGCACGTCGCCTACCCGTGCCTCAACTTGCCTGTGAGCGAGCCGATTTCGCCACACGACAGCGGTCCGTTGCGTACGAGCAGGGGCGCCGGGTGCCGCCGCCGAGGTTCATCGACCAGGCGGACGAGGTGCTGGACGCGGGCGGTGTCCTCCAGGAGATGAAGGAGGAGGTGGCCCGAGCGCAGTATCCGGCCTTCTTCCGCGACGCGGCGCGGTTGGAAGGGGAGGCGGTTGGGCTGCACGTGTACGAGATGTATGCCGTCCCGGGCCTGTTGCAGACCGAGGAGTATGCACGAGCGGTGTTCTCCATCCGCCGCCCCCTGCTGGACGAGGATCAGATCGAGCAAGGGCTCAGTGCGCGCCTGGCTCGGCAAGAGCTCTATGCCCGAAAGCCTGCGCCGCTGGTGAGTTTCGTCCTCGAAGAGTGTGTGCTCCAACGGCCCCTCGGGGGTATGGACGTGCTACGGGGCCAACTGGAGCAGGTACTGCTCATCGGCCGTATGCGGAACGTCGAGATCCAGGTCATGCCGGTCAGTCGAGAAGATCACGGCGCACTGGGTGGCCCGTTCACCTTGATCGATACGCCTGAAGGGCGGAGGATCGCCTACGCAGAGGTGCAAGGCGACAGCCGCCTCTACTCAGGGCAGTCGAAGGTCCGGGAGCTTGAAGCCCGTTACGGGATCCTCCGAGCGCAGGCCCTCACACCGAGCGATTCGCTGGAATACGTAGAGAAGTTGCTGGGAGAGACATGA
- a CDS encoding DUF397 domain-containing protein produces MRAESELAWYKSSHSTGDGGQCVEIAVRPHAIHIRDSKDINRPALSITAPAWAAFVGFAAR; encoded by the coding sequence ATGAGAGCTGAGTCCGAACTGGCTTGGTACAAGAGCAGCCACAGCACCGGGGACGGGGGGCAGTGCGTCGAAATCGCCGTTCGCCCCCACGCCATCCACATACGCGACTCCAAGGACATCAACCGGCCTGCCCTTTCGATCACCGCTCCCGCCTGGGCGGCTTTCGTGGGCTTCGCGGCTCGGTAG
- a CDS encoding DUF4097 family beta strand repeat-containing protein — MRQLLRGLGVFAASGIAVGALASCGIVQGTTHEDDAVLSGEITSVRIDNGSGGVTVNGVTDGSHRLHRTIEFRGERPTGATHRIENGVLILGGCGHRCSVGYTVAVPAGIPVGGEVSSGAVRLARVGSVEVTTSSGRVEMNGVTGTVRVRTSNGRIDGTGIKADRIQAQTSNGRINLAPDTPADVRARTTNGDVTLTVPEAAYRVTVASNNGDRTVDVPSDPAGKHKLDVRTSNGDITVRNG, encoded by the coding sequence ATGCGTCAGTTACTCCGCGGCCTCGGCGTCTTCGCGGCATCCGGGATCGCCGTCGGCGCGCTCGCCTCCTGCGGCATCGTGCAGGGCACGACCCACGAGGACGACGCCGTCCTCTCCGGCGAGATCACCTCGGTGCGCATCGACAACGGTTCGGGCGGTGTCACGGTCAACGGGGTCACCGACGGCTCCCACAGGCTGCACCGCACGATCGAGTTCCGGGGCGAGCGGCCCACGGGGGCCACCCACCGGATCGAGAACGGCGTGCTGATCCTCGGCGGGTGCGGCCACCGCTGCTCGGTCGGCTACACCGTCGCCGTACCGGCCGGCATCCCGGTCGGAGGCGAGGTCTCCAGCGGGGCGGTCCGTCTCGCCCGGGTCGGATCGGTCGAGGTGACGACCAGTTCCGGGCGCGTAGAGATGAACGGGGTCACCGGCACCGTCCGGGTACGGACCAGCAACGGCCGGATCGACGGCACCGGCATCAAGGCCGACCGGATCCAGGCCCAGACCTCCAACGGCAGGATCAACCTGGCGCCGGACACCCCCGCCGACGTCCGCGCCCGGACCACCAACGGCGACGTCACCCTCACCGTGCCCGAAGCCGCCTACCGGGTGACCGTCGCCTCGAACAACGGCGACCGGACCGTCGACGTGCCCAGCGACCCGGCCGGAAAGCACAAGCTCGACGTACGCACCAGCAACGGCGACATCACCGTACGGAACGGCTGA